TGCAGCAGTTGTCAGCTGTATAACTTTCTTATGGTGGGCCATATTTAAACCTCCTACTTCCACCATAACCATACAGTGGATGTTGCCATGGGGTTAAAAAGTaccggttcccccccccccccccccccataattgtAAACTGCAGGCAAGTATAAGAAAAGAAATTTTCCTATTCAGTAACAATGCACTGCTTAAATCTGTCATCACTGGGcagcctgctcactgaaggagcAGATTACATAGAAGTGGGGCTGGTGATGGTTTGTAAAAGTGCCAGAAACAAGTCTAATtgcctttgggggcaattttttgttCTCAtttcattgtacttattttgagataAATATTTTATGTGCAAGCCTGAGCTTCTCtaatagcaggatctgaatttacACTCTGTTCAGTCAGGCAGCTCaactgatgggctccttatctttgacattataaacactcacagctcagctcttatcttactgataagaatgtggcttaaataagtgtttattacCTCTTCTTAGTAGTTTCACAGAAAGGTTATTAGATTACCAGTCCCACagtttaaaacaaaataaaacaagttaggctactttcacacttgcgcttgatcggatccgttcagaacggatccaatcatattaatgcagacggaggctccgttcagtacggatcagtctgcattaataacttagaaaaatttctaagtgcgaaagtagcctgagcggatccgttcagactttcaatgtaaagtcaatggagacagatccgcttgaagattgagccatatggtgtcatcttcaagcggatccgttcccattgacttacattgtaagtctggacggatccgcacggccaggcggacagctgaacgccgccagactgatgcagtctgagcggatccgcatccattcagactgcatcagggctggacggaagcgttctgctccgctcgtgagctccttcaaacggaggtcacgagcggacagcagaacgctagtgtgaaagtagccttaatcgttTGTAAAATGGCTCTATATttgataaaggccaattgaaaatggaAATTTTAGGCGTTTGCCATCCACAAACCTCAGATATCAGCAGTGTGCAAACTGTGTGGACCTATTGACCTCAAAGGGTCCGTGGTCTGCATGTTGCCGCAAAGTGTAGGGCATGTCCTATCTCTTGTGGTACTTCCGCATCTGTGCCACAAGATAAAACATATCCTATAGCTCACCGCAACATGCcgtccacggacccattaaagtcaacagGTCCACCCCGTGATGCAGTGTGCACAGCCAGTTTGTGGACAGCAATACTATGTAGACATTCTCCATCATTGCTCTGAGGTAATAGGAGTTTTTACCTAAAAGTATCAGGCTGGGGTCGTCCTGATGGgtccccttttaaccccttctactccagcccagttttcaccttcctgcccaggtcattttttgcaaatctgacttatcactttatgtggtaataactttggaacgcttttacttatccaagccattctgagattgtacttcatgacagtcataaatttgagtcaatatatttcaccttttatttatgcaaaaatccaaagtttacaaaaaaatttaaacatttgcaatttaaaaaatgtatatttctttgcttttaaaacaaagtgatgCCTCAaaatattttaggctactttcacgctggcgttttgaattcagtttgtgagatccgtttcaaggctctcacaaactgttcaaaactgatcagttcagccccaatgcattttgaatggataaggatccgttcagaatgcatcagtttggctcctttgcgcctccattctgctcttattgcggagccaaatggatccgtcctgacttacaatgtaagcggatcagttttcactgacacaatatggtgcaattgaaaacagatccatcccctattgactttcaatgtaagtcaaaactgatccgttttgacttacttttttttttttttatgaataatgcagacggatccgttctgagcggatacaagcgtttgaattataggtgcggatcagtctgtgcagataagacggatccacacctaacgcaggtatgaaagtagccttacttaacattccccatgtgtctactttatgttggcatcattttgaaattttatttaattttttgggccgtTAGAAGGTCTGAAGTAATTTTTATGGGGCTAACAttgtagaaattacacccctcaagttactcataacagattttacaaactgttgACTCTTTAGGTGtgccacgagaattaaaggaaaatgaagataatgtctaaatttcacttttattgcagattttcctttttttttatttctttaaacacatcgagggttaacagccaaacaaaactcaacatttattaccctgattctgaggtttacagaaacaccccacatgtgggcgtaaactgatgtaagggaacacggcagggcgcagaaggaaaggactgacgcatggtttttggaaggcagatcttGCTGGAccggtttttagatgccatgtcccatttaaagcccccctgatgcacccctacagtagaaactcccaaaagtgaccccattttggaaactaggggataaggtgacagttttattggttctattttggggtacatatgattttttaaatcgctctatattaagtttatgaggcaaggtaacaaaaaaaaaatggcggttTTGGTACTTTAtataacgttcatctgacaggatagatcatgcgctatttttatagagcagtttgttacggatgcagtgatatcaaatatgtctactttgttagtTTTACATAAAACTGTTTtcccattttttgcaggaagagttgacgtttttattggtagcattttttgatcattcattattacactttgagGCAAGgcgaccaaaaaattggttgttttggcagtttttatttctttttacagcattcattagGTTAGTCAtctttacagacgtggcaatacacaatatgtatactttttcttatttaagttttacataatagcatttttgaaaccccaaaaaaattgtgtctccatagtctgagagctatagctttttttttattttttgaccgattgtctaaggtagggtctcattttttgcatgatgagatgactgcttggttctattttggggggcatacacctttttgatcgcttggtgttgcactttaaatgatgttaggtgacaaaaaaaaaaaacaaccttttttggcactgtttttatgatttttttttttttaagtgttcaaCTGAGGAGTTAgctcatgtgatacttttatagagcaggttgttagacAGCGatatctaagggtacttttacacttgcggcaaaggattccggcaggcagttctgtcaccaggactgcctgccggatctgtcagaacgtatgcaaactgatagcatttgtcagacggatcaggatcctgatctgtatgacaaatgcattgaaatgccagatccgtctctccggtgtcatctggaaaaacgaatccggcatttttcccccacattttttgcagtttgAGCATGCGCaaaccgcaatgccggatccgttttgccggaacactgaGCCGGATCTGGCGTTAAtaaatttcaatgggaaaaaatactGGATCAGAcatgtgttccagaattttggacagagataaaagctcagcatgctgtggtatctcttatctgaaaagtcaaaaagactgaaccgaagacatcctgaacggattgctctccattcagattgcattaggataaaactgatcagttcttttctggtattgagcccctaggacagaactcaatgtgGTAAAAGAGTCtgagtcatatttttattttttttgggggggagtagggtctcattttttgtgggatgaggtgactgttcgGTActattttgatcacttggtgttgcaatttttgggatgtaaggtgacgcaaaaaaaaaattgcttttttgacacagtttttattttactgtgttcagctgaggggttaagtcacgttatatttttatagagctggttgttacggacatgatactaatatgtatacttttttttctttatttcactttaacacaatgatTGCATTTTTGAGAccgaaaaaatgatgttttagtgtctctatgttctgagagctatagtgtttttaaattttttgggggtgatggtcttaggtaggatctcattttttcgtgggatgaggtgactttttggtaccattttgggaggcatacccctttttgatcgcttttttttttttaaattttattacggtgtttatcggatggggtggatcatgtaatatatttttagagccagtcgttacggatgcagcgatacctaatgtgtgtgttttatatatcTATCGGGGAAAGGGCCATTTTTTCtttcacttgaaacttttttattattaaaccctcccccctttttttttttaaaggtatttCTGTCCCattctgggactttacttttgggggtctgatcccctctgcaatgcatctgtattgtaatgcattgcctgttagtgtattactctgtgtaatacacaaacaggttgcctaagGCCCAGCCTGAGGCAGggtctcctgggcacccgtagaaggcaggtcccaacgcaaggcattgggcagcctctgcacagcatcgggctctgccacagcagcgcggcaACTCGacgggctccctcacccgcctcAAATCCCTTCTATGTCGCAGTTAGCACTGatagcggcatagaaggggttaatcagtcGGCATTGTCTTGTACAGCAATGCCGgctgatacagcaggggcccggctattaCATTATAGGtccggaaggggttaatggaagacagtttatactaaggctactttcacacttgcgttcattgCAGAtctgtctgagacggatccgtctgcattatattgtaaaaagtagcctcagacggatccgtccagactttacattgaaagtcaatgggggacggatccgttcgaaaattgagccatagtgtgtcatattcaaacggatccgtccccattgacttacattgtaagtctggacggatccgtttgcctccgcacggccaggtggcccccggaacgctgcaagcagcgttcaggtgtccgcctgctgagcggaggctgaacgctgccagactgatgcattctgagcagatccgcatccactcagaatgcattagggctggacggaagcgttcggggccgcttgcgagagcctttgaacggaactcacaagcggagccccgaacgctagtgtgaaagtagccttacctgtgtaCTTGAAGATGGTGGTGAGGGGAAGAGTGCTATTGTAATGTGATGCGGTTCTGTTCATGTTCCCTTTTAGATAATGTAAAAGCCTTGTTTAAGCGAGGACGAGCCCATGCCGCAGTCTGGAACACGTTGGAGGCAGAACAAGACTTTTCACGGGCTGTTGAACTGGACCCATCCCTTGCACCACTGGTTGCAAAAGAGTTGAAGAAGCTTGAGGAacgtataaatgaaaaagagcaAGAGGACAAAGCCAGGTTTCGAGGCATATTCAAATAACTGCAACCTGACTCCGTTGTATCTAGGTCAAGGCTCCATTGTGACTTGCACAATATAACGGTGTGGCCTTCAAGCCATTCTGTCTTCTGAACCACATCTTAAGCCAAGGGGCAGAAAGCATCTTGATTGTATTAATAGATACAGTAACGATCAGGCTCTGGCTGCTGTCAGACCACAGAATACTTCTGGAAACCAGACGCACGCAAAGCTGTCAACAAGAGTAACTTtatttgcttatatatatatataaaaagtggaAAGTGTTTAACAAAGTGCAGAGGCAGGGGATGGTCACGTACGTGCATTGCGTTCTGTTTCGGCGAGGCATTCTCTCACAAGAGCCCTGGCATGAATGATACCTGCAGTGACACAAGTATCCCATTAGTTATCACACACTGCATCTTCTGGTCTTTATTTCATACACAGCTTTTACACTCACCTCTTTTTAATCTCTCCATTGCACTTTTGCTCCCAGCATACGTCGGTCTGATCTCCCTTCCCATCTCTTCGATAACAGACAACAGATCACTATAGGTCCCCTGGGAGACAGCCTGTGACACAGCGGGTTTCACTCCCTAATGAtaggaatattattttttttacatgtcatgGTCACGCATTaacattttgtattttgtatatttATATCACTGCATGCAAATCTGTGTACTCAGTAAATGAAATGTTACATCCACCCGCAGGTCCTATATGCCATCCacataaggctctgttcacatctccaTTGCAGGCTGCAGCTTGCCACTACGCTGACGTGAACAGAACCCAAGTTACTTAAGTTGCCCATATACAAAAGAGCAACGCTTTACTGATTTTGGTTGGCCTGGCCGACTGTCCCCCAACAGTTGAATCCAATCCTGGGGAAAGAAGGACTTGGCCTGTTTAATGGGAGATAAGAGGCGAACAGAGGTGTCTCCCCCTTGAGAATATGTGCAAGCTGTTTGGCTGACATGTATTGAAGGTACATGGTCACTTATAGTCCTCAGTGTCCTATCAAGTGCATATGAGAATCAGGTAAGGAGAGGATTGagtcttaaaaggggttgtgcagcagcGCTAGTTgattgacctatcctcaagataagaCATCAATATGAAattggtgggggtgggggggcctgactcccccccccccccccccccccccaaatcagctgtttaaagaggctatAGTGCTGGTGCCAGTGCCCGGTCCTCTTCACTGTTTTCAGGCTGTCTAACTTGTAGCGGCTGTGAAGTGCAATTACAAATGCTCCACCACTACAAGTTAAATGGAATCTATTACtctgattttggactattatcaaCCGTAATACACGTGTAGTTCTGCAGATCATTATTCTTTATTTTCCTGCTGCCCCGATTCCCCCACTGTCAAAACTACTACTGACTACTCTccaatgtatttcaatgcagctcTGATCACCGAATGCAGGGTCAGcagcaggaaaaataaaatagtgatctggactccttatctgcaggacTACCCATGTGTTACTGCAGATAATGGTCCAGTCAGGTGACAGAGATTCCATCTAACCTAACAGTTCTGCAGGAGggtctgctttagctgctcatatctctggattggtagcagctagagacaGATttatcttgtttgaaagctggcatttcaAGCGTTCAATACCAGCATTATCTTCATTGCATTGGAAGCGATTGCTATTAGAAATCAGGATGGCAGTGAATGCAGTTAAAAGGGAAAGTAAACGCAGATTTCACCGCAATTATTTCTGACTTGAATATCTCATGCTGATGCTGTgactgccagctttcaaacaagaccgggcccatatttctagctgctaccaatccaGAGAtgtgagcagctaaagcagccagCCCCGTTCTAGGTGGTTAAGACGTTGTACGGTTGAACAGTGAACAGGCCATAGCCTCTTAAGGCTCATTAGCAGTCAGGCCCTCACTAATcgcatactgatgacttatccttgaggataggttatcaatataccAGTCCAGCACAACCCCTTCTGAGACCACGGATAACCTCTAAGTTTCATCACCAGAAATGTCTATAACCATGTAATGCAAGAAGCCGAGAACTGGTAGGTCTAGTTCATAGAAATCCATGCTGTGTTCCATTCCAGCCATACATCACCACCACAAGTTGTCATATGAACATGGCAGTGTGTTTTATGTTGTTTTTGCTGTGTCTGACAAATCTACATGTGGATTTTGTCAGTTTGCCCCAAACTTCACTCTCTGCAAAGAACAAAATCTGCACAATTGACTTGTCGTGGATTTTAAAGTCTGCACTGTAGGTCAGTTTACACCATATAGAATGGGGGAGAGGCTAGGAAAAAAAGTTATATAATTTCCTTCTGGCAAGTCTGATTACTTGTcttgcagcagtgacatcatgtATATCCAGGTGACTTCTGCAGTCAACCACTGTCCTCAGCAGTCTCATGCCATACAGGCAAGCATCATAGCTAAAGCTGGCTAtcagctgcagcagtcacatggatGTGTGGCACGTCATTGTCACAACtaaacttagggctctttcacacctgcgttattgtcttccggcatagagttccgtagtCGGggatctatgccggaagaatcctgatcaggattatccccatgcattctgaatggagtgaaatccgttcaggatgcatcaggatgtcttcagttccggaacggaacgttttttggccggagaaaatactgcagcatgctgcgctttttgctccggccaaaaaaactgaagacttgccgcaaggccggatccggaaggaatgcccattgaaaggcattgatccggacccagccttaagctaaacgttgtttcggcgcattgccggatacgacgtttagcttttttagagtggttaccatggctgccaggacgctaaagtcccggcagccatggtaaagtgtagcggggagcagcatacttaccgtctgtgcggctcccggggcgctccaggcgcatggatgacgtgatcgcatggcacgtcatccatgcgcctggggcgctctgacgtcattctggagcgccccaggagccgcacggatggtaagtataccgctcccccgctcctactatggcaaccaggactttaatagcgtcctgggtgccatagtaacactgaaaacattttgaagacggatccatcttcaaatgctttcagtacacttgcgtttttccggatccggggtgtaattccggcaagtggagtacacgccggatccggacaacgcaagtgtgaaagaggccttagacagtcTGGAAATTCAGGAGAGCAATAGTTCTTATTTCACCACTGCACCTGCTGCTAGGCCAGATTTTTAGGGAGCAACCCCCATCTAACATGATCACCAATGCGACTTTCCATCTTACATGTCCTGTCTATATGATTGGATCATGACATTGACACTGGAAATGAGGCATTAGCATGGCATCCGTCGGGGCACCTTTATAGAAGAAATTATACCGCCTGCTCACAGACCATCATGGGCTGCACAGCAGACTTTTTTCTCCATGTGGTCACCACTAGGTCTCTGATGCGGCAGAGATCAAGCCCCAGTCTCGACCCCATTTTCAGTGCATGTCTGATCTCTGATTATGGATAAACCCACAATGTCTCACCTGAATGAAGCCCATGGAAGGAGGTCCAAAGTCACTGAAGATGGGTCGGAAggaggagactgaaatggctcCCGATGGGGATGAAACCGCGGCTCCTGGCACTGCAAACCACATGAGGGGATGAGATGTTTATGGCTGCACACAACTAGCAATCCGCAGTATAATTGCAACCACACAGGGTGCCAGGTTACAGGGGGGACACAAACAGTGATAATGTTGGCATTCATAGATGTAGATGGAGAAAGATTTGTGacaaaaaggtaaaataattaCTACAACAGCAGCGGTAAGTAAAGACACACAGCAGCCCACCAACACAGAAGCCTTTGGTGAACCTgatattaaagtggttttcccatctcataaaatgggggcatatcgctagtatatcTCCTCCCCCCCGATAGCTGTGGGCCCcaggtggaacctgcacctatctcgtAAACTGAGCCAGCAAAGTGAAGGATGGCGCACCGTCCTTTCACTTCTTTGGGTCTGCCAAaatatagccgagcgctggcttagcta
The sequence above is a segment of the Bufo gargarizans isolate SCDJY-AF-19 chromosome 6, ASM1485885v1, whole genome shotgun sequence genome. Coding sequences within it:
- the CDK2AP2 gene encoding cyclin-dependent kinase 2-associated protein 2, coding for MSYKPIAPAPSGSNSAPGTPVPGAAVSSPSGAISVSSFRPIFSDFGPPSMGFIQGVKPAVSQAVSQGTYSDLLSVIEEMGREIRPTYAGSKSAMERLKRGIIHARALVRECLAETERNART